In Granulicella mallensis MP5ACTX8, the sequence CTTGGTAAAGCTGTCCATGACGGAGGCGATGTGGTCGAAGGTGTAGTCGAACTGCTTCGTGTCCGGCCAGTCGCTGTGCCCGAAGCCCGGATAATCGGGCGCGACCAGGTGGTAGTGGTCTGCAAGCCTTGTCAAGAGAGGCTGAAACATCCGCGAGGACGACGGAAGGCCATGCAGCAAAAGAATGGTAGGTGCGTCTTTCGGTCCGGCCTCTCTGTAGAAGATAGACAGGCCATCGACCTGCACCGTGCGATAAGCAATGGGGTGTTCCATGGAACGCTCCTTTCGCTGAGCAAGACAAGCTATTGAAAGTGATGCGGTCATCAGAACGACCACTAAGATCACCAGGGGAAACCTGCGTGTGTTGTTCATTGAGGTAGGTCCTTTCCAGTCTTCTCGCACCCTATATTCAGCGTACCAATCGACCCAGTATGCGCGGCATGGGTGCGTTACGCGAAGGCCAGAACCAGCGCGCCGGCAGTGACGAGCGAGGCTCCAAGAATCTTCATCGGCGTCAGGCTTTCGCCAAGAAACAGCCATGCAAATACGATGACGATAGCTACGCTCAACTTGTCGATGGGAGCGACTCCGCTTACAGGACCGAGTTGGAGGGCCCGGAAGTAACACAGCCACGACAGGCCGGTACATAAGCCAGATAGAACCAGGAATATCCAGCTTCGCCGCTCGATGGCAGGCAGTCCGCGATGAGCATTGAGGCCGAGAACGATGGCCCAGGTGAAGAAGAGGACGACCGTCGTCCGGATCGCCGTGGCGAGGTTGCTGTCGATGTGCTCGACGCCTACCTTGGCGAGCAGGGCAGTGCCTGCGGCAAAGACGGCGGAGAGAATTGCCCAGAAGATCCAGCTCATAGTTCATCGCCGCCAGTTTGCAGAAACTACATGGTTATGGCTTCGAGGTCGATTTTTTCCCACTCCCCGCGCTCGATACCGGCGCGAATCTGGGCAGGCGTACGGCCCTTCTTCGTCTCCAGATAGGCGTACACGCCTTCCTTCATGCAGGTGGCGCACTCGGCTCCGTGGGCTACTTCAAAACAGCTATGCAGGCTGTTATGGCCCATTGCGCGATCGCAGTGGCAGTAGCAGGGCTCCTGGTGCAGAACACTGGGAATCTTGGCGGCCATCTTGTAGGCCGTGACCTGGAAGGGGTGAGAGAAGTTGGGGCCGGTGAGTTGCGCTCCCTTCAAGATCGGGGGCAGCGGGTGGCTTGGAGGTGCCGCGTTGTAGGCAGGAACGTCGTTTGCGGGGTCGGAGAACTGAGCTGAGGCAGCTAACGTGACGAAGACCAGGGCGACACAACCGAGGAGACGCTTCATAGCTCCGATGATAACCGCTGGAATGTCTGCTGTGAAAGGGAGGGGGCAGGTTACGGCCGCCTTAAGAAAAAAGGCGGCATGAACGGTATTTTGTCCATGCCGGGAGGCCAGTGACGCAACTTGCTCTCGAACGAAACTTCCGACCGTCCGAGTAATCTTTAGAGTCGCCCCTGTGGGGTTCACTCTTGAAACATCCTAGCACGAGAATTTGCAAATGTACAAATATTTGCATCAGCGCTCTAAAAATATGTAGAAAACTGTAGAAAGTTTTTGGTTGCATTCCTTCAATGTGTTTCGTCGCAGCCCTTAATGTTGTTTCGTTGTATCACTTTAGGCCGTTTTTTGGGTCCCGAGCGCCTCATTGAGGCTGGCTGCCATGTCCGCATCCTTTGCGGTAATGCCTCCGGCGTCGTGGGTTACCAGTGCCAGCCGCACCCGGTTGTAGCGGATATCGATGTCGGGATGGTGTCCGGCGGCCTCCGCCAGGACAGCGACACGGTCCACGAACTCCATCGCCGCGATGAAATCTGCAAACTTCCAGTCCCGAACCAGCTTTCCCTCTTCCAGCTTCCATTGGGAAAGAGCGGCGACTGCATCCCGTAACTCCTGCTCATTCAGCTTTTGCATGGCTACTCCTTCGGCTTTGCTTTTGATTTGCGGGCGGCGACCCAGCCGGGCTTGGTGGTCTGACGGCTGCGGCCTAGCGCCAGGGAGTCGGGAGGAACATCTTCAGTGATGCAGGATCCGGCGGCGATGTAGGACCGGTCGCCGATGGTCAGGGGTGCGACCAGAGTCGAGTCCGAACCGACGAAGACACCATCGCCAATTGTCGTCGTGTGCTTGTGGACGCCGTCATAGTTGCAGGTAATGGCTCCAGCGCCGACGTTGACCCCGGCTCCGATCACGGCGTCGCCGAGGTAGCTGAGGTGGTTGGCCTTGGAGCCGCGCCCCATGCGAACCTTCTTGGTCTCGACGAAGTTGCCGATATGGGCTGCTTCGCCGATCTCGCTGCCGGGCCGCAGGTGAGAGTAAGGCCCGAGCAGGGCGTCAGAGCCAACGACAGCCTCGTCGAGGATGCAGCCGTTGCGCACGAGGACATTGTCCCCAATCACCGAGTTCTGGATGACCGAATAGGAGCGGATGCAGCAGTCTTCGCCGATACGCGTGTTGCCCAGCAACTGCACGAACGGTTCGATGATCGTGTCCGGGCCGACCTGCACGCCGGAGTCGATGACGGAGGTCTCCGGCCGGAAGATGGTTACGCCCTGGGCCATCAGCTTGCGGGCGGTTGCAAGCCGCATCGCCGCGTCGAGCTGCATCATTTCGGCGATGGTGTTGGCTCCGAGCACCTCCTCTATGCTGTCCGCCTTCATGGCGACGACGCGTTTGTGGTCTGCCACCAGCAGCGCTGCGATGTCCGTCAGGTAGTACTCTCCGTGAGCGTTGTCGGTGGAAAGGGAATCGAGGTAGGCGAAGAGGCAGGAGGTGTTGAAGCAGTAGATGCCGGAGTTGATCTCGGGCGCCGCGAGCTGACTCGGCGTCAGCGATTTCTGCTCGACGATGGCGGTTACTTCAGGACAGTCCGCCTTCACTCGCAGCACGCGGCCATAACCGGTTGGATTGGGTGGGACGGCGGTAAGGATCGTCATCGCCGCACGCTCACGCAGATGCAGTTTGCAGAGGTCGGCCAGGGTCTCCGGACGGATGAGCGGCACATCTCCTGAGAGCACCAGCAGTTGTGCGGGAGGAGTCTCGCCGGTTGCCGCGAAGTGGGCTTTTACCTGCTGCAGGGCGTGGCCGGTGCCACATTGCTCGGGCTGCAGCACAAAATCCACCCCGGTGGAGGCAACCGCGGCTCGTACGCGCTTGGCCTCGTGGCCGATGATGCAGTAGATGCGCTCGGGCGGAGCGATCGTTTTGGCTGCGGCGATGACATGCAGCAGCAGGGCTCGCCCGCCGATCTCGTGGAGGACCTTGGGCCGCTTGGACTTCAGCCGCGTGCCTTTGCCCGCGGCCATGATGGCGATACCGAATGCGCTTGTATCCATACGGTGTTTATCCTCTCATGAGGAATCCTCTCCCGTCGTTGGGGAATTGTACGGATTCCGTCAGGCGCGGCAGAGGTCGATGACGGCGGGGCCGTAGGTGTCGATCTTCTCGGGACCGAAGCCTCGGACTGTGCGGAGATCGCTCAGGGATTGGGGCCTGGCAACGGCGATATTGCGAAGGACCGTATCGCTGCAGATGAAGAACGAAGGTAGCCCAGCTTGTTTGGCGGTTTCACCGCGCCATGTCTTGAGCTTGGCATCGAGGGCCTGCTGCGCTTCGGTAAGCTGCTCTGGGACTGATGGGGGTGGAGCGGGCCGCTTGTTTTCGCGAACGGCTGAAACGGTGGTTGTTGCCGGGCGCTCGCGTTCCTCGAGTCGTTCGTGGCGACGTTCCTGTGGACGTTCCAGGGGAAGCCTGGCGGGACGGGGCTGGGCGATTTTAGGGGCCGGTGGAGGGATAGAGGCGACGGCTTCGCCCCGGCAGACCGCAAGAATCGCCGCTCCATAGCGATCGACCTTGGCAGGCCCCATACCGGGAACGGCGTTGAGGCTGGCGAGGTTCTTCGGAGCGTGGTTGGCGATGGCGCGCATCACGGCGTCCGCGAGGATCATAAAGGCTGGTGTCTTGGTGGGTTTGGCCACTTCGGTGCGCCATTGGCGAAGCTGCTCGAAGAGCTGTTCCGCCTGGGGATTCAGTGGCTGCTTCTCCGCTGCCGGTGTGGCGCTGCGAGGTTTGCTGCCGGACTTCTTCTTTGAGGAGGGAGCGTCGGAGAGGCTGCCGCGAATCCAGACAGTGTCGAGGGTCGCATCGTCGGGCTCTCGGCCTTCGTGCGTGATGCTGGCCTTCTTGTACGTGATGTCCTTACCCTCCGGGTTGCGGAAGGTGTCGTTCACGATGCTGATGAGGCCGGAGCGCGCCAGACCGTCGAGAAGGGAGTCGAAGTCCTTGCGATCTTTCATCAGGTGCAGATCGGTGAAGAGTTTGCCGGTGCTGGTGCTGCGCTTGTCCAGCGCGGAGAGGATCTCGCGAAGCCACTCCCGCTCCTGGCCACTGGGTTGATGG encodes:
- a CDS encoding EamA family transporter, with the translated sequence MSWIFWAILSAVFAAGTALLAKVGVEHIDSNLATAIRTTVVLFFTWAIVLGLNAHRGLPAIERRSWIFLVLSGLCTGLSWLCYFRALQLGPVSGVAPIDKLSVAIVIVFAWLFLGESLTPMKILGASLVTAGALVLAFA
- a CDS encoding CYCXC family (seleno)protein; this translates as MKRLLGCVALVFVTLAASAQFSDPANDVPAYNAAPPSHPLPPILKGAQLTGPNFSHPFQVTAYKMAAKIPSVLHQEPCYCHCDRAMGHNSLHSCFEVAHGAECATCMKEGVYAYLETKKGRTPAQIRAGIERGEWEKIDLEAITM
- a CDS encoding 4a-hydroxytetrahydrobiopterin dehydratase, which gives rise to MQKLNEQELRDAVAALSQWKLEEGKLVRDWKFADFIAAMEFVDRVAVLAEAAGHHPDIDIRYNRVRLALVTHDAGGITAKDADMAASLNEALGTQKTA
- the glmU gene encoding bifunctional UDP-N-acetylglucosamine diphosphorylase/glucosamine-1-phosphate N-acetyltransferase GlmU translates to MDTSAFGIAIMAAGKGTRLKSKRPKVLHEIGGRALLLHVIAAAKTIAPPERIYCIIGHEAKRVRAAVASTGVDFVLQPEQCGTGHALQQVKAHFAATGETPPAQLLVLSGDVPLIRPETLADLCKLHLRERAAMTILTAVPPNPTGYGRVLRVKADCPEVTAIVEQKSLTPSQLAAPEINSGIYCFNTSCLFAYLDSLSTDNAHGEYYLTDIAALLVADHKRVVAMKADSIEEVLGANTIAEMMQLDAAMRLATARKLMAQGVTIFRPETSVIDSGVQVGPDTIIEPFVQLLGNTRIGEDCCIRSYSVIQNSVIGDNVLVRNGCILDEAVVGSDALLGPYSHLRPGSEIGEAAHIGNFVETKKVRMGRGSKANHLSYLGDAVIGAGVNVGAGAITCNYDGVHKHTTTIGDGVFVGSDSTLVAPLTIGDRSYIAAGSCITEDVPPDSLALGRSRQTTKPGWVAARKSKAKPKE